A single genomic interval of Suncus etruscus isolate mSunEtr1 chromosome 10, mSunEtr1.pri.cur, whole genome shotgun sequence harbors:
- the PDP1 gene encoding pyruvate dehyrogenase phosphatase catalytic subunit 1 isoform X1: protein MWPAPPCCDARRMCVCPGPRRSGIPVRSSSLPPFTDAMPAPTQLFFPLIRNCELSRLYGTACYCHHKHLCCSSLYVSQSRLRYTPHPAYATFCRPKENWWQYTQGRRYASTPQKFYLTPPQVNSILKANEYSFKVPEFDGKNVSSVLGFDSNQLPANAPIEDRRSAATCLQTRGMLLGVFDGHAGCACSQAVSERLFYYIAVSLLPHETLLEIENAVESGRALLPILQWHKHPNDYFSKEASKLYFNSLRTYWQELIDLNTGESSDVDVKEALINAFKRLDNDISLEAQVGDPNSFLNYLVLRVAFSGATACVAHVDGVDLHVANTGDSRAMLGVQEEDGSWSAVTLSNDHNAQNEREIERLKLEHPKNEAKSVVKQDRLLGLLMPFRAFGDVKFKWSIDLQKRVIESGPDQLNDNEYTKFIPPNYYTPPYLTAEPEVTYHRLRPQDKFLVLATDGLWETMHRQDVVRIVGEYLTGMHHQQPIAVGGYKVTLGQMHGLLTERRAKMSSVFEDQNAATHLIRHAVGNNEFGTVDHERLSKMLSLPEELARMYRDDITIIVVQFNSHVVGACQNQE from the exons ATGTGGCCGGCTCCCCCGTGCTGCGATGCCCGGAGAATGTGTGTGTGCCCCGGGCCCCGGCGAAGCG GAATTCCAGTCAGAAGTTCCAGCCTGCCACCATTCACTGATGCCATGCCAGCACCAACTCAACTGTTTTTCCCTCTGATCCGAAACTGCGAACTAAGCAGACTCTATGGCACTGCATGCTATTGCCACCACAAACATCTCTGCTGCTCATCCCTTTATGTTTCCCAGAGTCGCCTGAGATACACACCTCATCCAGCATATGCTACTTTCTGCAGGCCGAAGGAGAATTGGTGGCAGTACACTCAAGGAAGGCGTTATGCTTCAACTCCCCAGAAATTTTACCTCACACCTCCACAAGTCAACAGCATTCTGAAAGCTAATGAGTACAGCTTCAAAGTGCCAGAATTTGATGGCAAAAACGTCAGTTCTGTCCTTGGATTTGACAGCAATCAGCTACCTGCAAATGCCCCCATCGAGGATCGGAGAAGTGCCGCCACCTGCTTGCAGACCAGAGGGATGCTTTTGGGCGTTTTTGATGGCCATGCAGGCTGTGCTTGTTCCCAGGCTGTCAGTGAAAGACTTTTTTATTATATCGCTGTCTCTTTGTTACCCCACGAGACGTTGCTCGAGATTGAAAATGCAGTGGAGAGTGGCCGGGCACTGCTGCCGATTCTCCAGTGGCATAAGCACCCCAACGATTACTTCAGTAAGGAGGCATCCAAATTATACTTTAACAGCTTGCGGACTTACTGGCAAGAACTGATAGATCTCAACACCGGAGAGTCGTCTGACGTTGATGTGAAAGAGGCTCTGATTAATGCCTTCAAGAGGCTTGATAATGACATCTCCTTGGAGGCTCAAGTCGGTGATCCCAATTCTTTCCTCAACTACTTGGTGCTTCGAGTGGCCTTTTCTGGAGCTACCGCTTGTGTGGCCCACGTGGATGGCGTGGATCTTCATGTAGCCAACACAGGGGATAGCAGAGCCATGCTGGGTGTGCAGGAGGAAGATGGTTCTTGGTCAGCAGTCACGCTCTCTAATGACCACAATGCtcagaatgaaagagaaattgaGCGGCTGAAATTGGAACACCCAAAGAATGAAGCCAAGAGTGTGGTAAAACAGGACCGGCTTCTTGGTTTGCTGATGCCTTTTAGGGCTTTTGGAGATGTTAAGTTCAAGTGGAGCATCGACCTTCAAAAAAGAGTCATCGAATCCGGCCCAGACCAGTTGAATGACAACGAATATACCAAGTTTATCCCTCCTAATTACTACACACCTCCTTATCTCACTGCTGAGCCAGAGGTGACGTACCACCGATTAAGGCCGCAGGACAAATTTCTGGTGTTGGCTACTGACGGGTTATGGGAGACCATGCATAGGCAGGATGTGGTTAGGATTGTGGGTGAATACCTTACAGGCATGCATCATCAACAGCCAATAGCTGTTGGTGGCTACAAAGTGACTTTGGGACAGATGCATGGCCTTTTAACAGAAAGGAGAGCCAAGATGTCCTCAGTATTCGAGGATCAGAATGCAGCAACCCACCTGATTCGCCATGCTGTGGGCAACAATGAGTTTGGAACAGTCGATCATGAGCGCCTCTCCAAGATGCTTAGTCTTCCTGAAGAGCTTGCTCGAATGTACAGAGATGATATTACAATCATCGTAGTCCAGTTCAATTCTCATGTTGTAGGAGCatgccagaaccaggagtag
- the PDP1 gene encoding pyruvate dehyrogenase phosphatase catalytic subunit 1 isoform X2 — MPAPTQLFFPLIRNCELSRLYGTACYCHHKHLCCSSLYVSQSRLRYTPHPAYATFCRPKENWWQYTQGRRYASTPQKFYLTPPQVNSILKANEYSFKVPEFDGKNVSSVLGFDSNQLPANAPIEDRRSAATCLQTRGMLLGVFDGHAGCACSQAVSERLFYYIAVSLLPHETLLEIENAVESGRALLPILQWHKHPNDYFSKEASKLYFNSLRTYWQELIDLNTGESSDVDVKEALINAFKRLDNDISLEAQVGDPNSFLNYLVLRVAFSGATACVAHVDGVDLHVANTGDSRAMLGVQEEDGSWSAVTLSNDHNAQNEREIERLKLEHPKNEAKSVVKQDRLLGLLMPFRAFGDVKFKWSIDLQKRVIESGPDQLNDNEYTKFIPPNYYTPPYLTAEPEVTYHRLRPQDKFLVLATDGLWETMHRQDVVRIVGEYLTGMHHQQPIAVGGYKVTLGQMHGLLTERRAKMSSVFEDQNAATHLIRHAVGNNEFGTVDHERLSKMLSLPEELARMYRDDITIIVVQFNSHVVGACQNQE; from the coding sequence ATGCCAGCACCAACTCAACTGTTTTTCCCTCTGATCCGAAACTGCGAACTAAGCAGACTCTATGGCACTGCATGCTATTGCCACCACAAACATCTCTGCTGCTCATCCCTTTATGTTTCCCAGAGTCGCCTGAGATACACACCTCATCCAGCATATGCTACTTTCTGCAGGCCGAAGGAGAATTGGTGGCAGTACACTCAAGGAAGGCGTTATGCTTCAACTCCCCAGAAATTTTACCTCACACCTCCACAAGTCAACAGCATTCTGAAAGCTAATGAGTACAGCTTCAAAGTGCCAGAATTTGATGGCAAAAACGTCAGTTCTGTCCTTGGATTTGACAGCAATCAGCTACCTGCAAATGCCCCCATCGAGGATCGGAGAAGTGCCGCCACCTGCTTGCAGACCAGAGGGATGCTTTTGGGCGTTTTTGATGGCCATGCAGGCTGTGCTTGTTCCCAGGCTGTCAGTGAAAGACTTTTTTATTATATCGCTGTCTCTTTGTTACCCCACGAGACGTTGCTCGAGATTGAAAATGCAGTGGAGAGTGGCCGGGCACTGCTGCCGATTCTCCAGTGGCATAAGCACCCCAACGATTACTTCAGTAAGGAGGCATCCAAATTATACTTTAACAGCTTGCGGACTTACTGGCAAGAACTGATAGATCTCAACACCGGAGAGTCGTCTGACGTTGATGTGAAAGAGGCTCTGATTAATGCCTTCAAGAGGCTTGATAATGACATCTCCTTGGAGGCTCAAGTCGGTGATCCCAATTCTTTCCTCAACTACTTGGTGCTTCGAGTGGCCTTTTCTGGAGCTACCGCTTGTGTGGCCCACGTGGATGGCGTGGATCTTCATGTAGCCAACACAGGGGATAGCAGAGCCATGCTGGGTGTGCAGGAGGAAGATGGTTCTTGGTCAGCAGTCACGCTCTCTAATGACCACAATGCtcagaatgaaagagaaattgaGCGGCTGAAATTGGAACACCCAAAGAATGAAGCCAAGAGTGTGGTAAAACAGGACCGGCTTCTTGGTTTGCTGATGCCTTTTAGGGCTTTTGGAGATGTTAAGTTCAAGTGGAGCATCGACCTTCAAAAAAGAGTCATCGAATCCGGCCCAGACCAGTTGAATGACAACGAATATACCAAGTTTATCCCTCCTAATTACTACACACCTCCTTATCTCACTGCTGAGCCAGAGGTGACGTACCACCGATTAAGGCCGCAGGACAAATTTCTGGTGTTGGCTACTGACGGGTTATGGGAGACCATGCATAGGCAGGATGTGGTTAGGATTGTGGGTGAATACCTTACAGGCATGCATCATCAACAGCCAATAGCTGTTGGTGGCTACAAAGTGACTTTGGGACAGATGCATGGCCTTTTAACAGAAAGGAGAGCCAAGATGTCCTCAGTATTCGAGGATCAGAATGCAGCAACCCACCTGATTCGCCATGCTGTGGGCAACAATGAGTTTGGAACAGTCGATCATGAGCGCCTCTCCAAGATGCTTAGTCTTCCTGAAGAGCTTGCTCGAATGTACAGAGATGATATTACAATCATCGTAGTCCAGTTCAATTCTCATGTTGTAGGAGCatgccagaaccaggagtag